ACACCATCCATGACCTTGCAGGTGGTACTTACTACTATTTTGGCATTTGGAAGGCCTTTGAGAAAAGCTTGGCACACATCTGGTCTTGTATTCCAAACAAGCATGTGTTCAGATTGCAGCTGAATGTAGATGGCTTACCTTTGTTTAGGAGTTCTTCATTACAGTTTTGGCCAATCCTCGGTTTGCTACAGGGTGTTAAGAAAAAGCCTGTTGTCATTGCTCTGTTTTGTGGCAACTCAAAGCCAAATTGTCTCACTGACTATCTTAGAGATTTGGTCCATGAATTGGAAGAGCTGAGCAAAGGATTTGTTCTCCATGGAAAACAGTGCTTCATAAAGTTGACATCTGTGGTCTGTGATACTCCTGCCAGAGCTTTCATTAAAGGGACTAAAACTCACACTGGTTACTCTGGTTGTGATAAGTGTATTCAAAAGGGTCTTTATCTTAAACATAGGATGACTTTTCCTGAGGTAAACAGCCCATGCCGCTCTGATCTTTCTTTTGAACAAATGTCTGACAAAGAACATCATGTCATAAACTCTCCGTTAAAAGATGTAGGAATTGGTATGGTGTCAGGTTTTCCTCTTGACTACATGCACCTTGTCTGCCTTGGTGTTGTACGTAAACTTCTAGATTTATGGTTTACAGCAGGGCCAATGTCTTGCCGCTTGTCCATTCGGCAAATGCAACAAATATCTAGGAAACTTCTAGGCTCAAAGCCTTTCATTCCAGTGGAGTTTGCTCGTAAACCCAGGGGGCTCTTAGAGAGGCTGAGATGGAAAGCAACAGAGTTGCGCCAGTTTTTGTTGTACACAGggcctgtgtttctctttaatGAGGTGTCTGCTCCTGTCTATAACAACTTCATGTTATTATCAGTTGCCGTTTTCATTCTTGCCAGCCCTTCATTGTCTGCATCTCTTAATGATTTTGCATCGAAATTGCTGGTCTCCTTTGTAACACACTTCAGTGAGTTGTATGGTCCTGAATTTGTTACATACAATGTTCATGGTCTCATTCACCTTCCAGACGATGTTAAACTTCATGGACATCTGGACTTAATATCTTCATTTCCATTTGAGGATTATTTGGGTAAGATGAAGAAGATGGTTAGAACTTCACACCATCCACTTGCTCAGGTTGTTCGTCGAATTTCTGAGATGGATAAATTTACAGAGAATGAGGATTCACAGGGAAAGCTCAAGTTGCAAAAGGAGCACAACCATGGACCAGTTCCATCCTCCCTAATGGATTTAAAAGTAGTTCAGTTTGAGGAACTTCTTTTAAACGGTACAACAATCAAAATATCAGTTGAGGGGGACAGATGTGTAAAGATTGGTGACCATATTGCTTTgatagaaaacattttaaagtctCTGGGCAAGATTTACATTGTCTTTAGAGAATATGAACAGATGGAGCCTTTTTATGAGTATCCTCTGAATTCTCAGATTTTGGGTGTATATGTGGTTGGCAAAATCTCTTCACAGCTAAAAGTCATGGAGGTGCATGGGCACATAATGAAATATGTGAGGCTACCACACAATGACAGTTTTGTTGCAGTACCACTtctgcacacaaaacaatgaTGCAACTTGGTTCCATTTTCTGGAGCAAGTGATTTttacctttctgttttttttatctgtggttATTGTGGTAGAggtctgtctgctctgcctcCCTCTAGGATAGACACATAtttttcttgtgttgtttttttttaacatatagcATATATATGATTGTTCCACGGCCactataaaatatatacattatactGTGTCTGTTACACctaacaaaaatatgaaaaatgtaaaaagtttgTTTAATTAACCTTTTCTTGGCCAGGCCAGCATTTAGATATTGTATTTAGTCATTGTATTCACTTCATGGCCAGGAAGTCAACTTGTATATGTTCAGCAGTTGTACTGTGAAGGATGGGCTTGTCAATGAAGATTCTTAGACATCTACGTCATTGTCATTCAAAAGTTGAAGCCAGGCATCTAGAACTGTAGGAGTAAACTTTTTTGAATGAAGGATGGGCTTGGATTCCACTGAACCAGCCTCTGAACCAGTAAGCTTTAAACTACATAAGTCTCACTTTCTCACTCACCTGTGTACATTGGTTATTATGGcctgtcctttttcttttcagtaATGTATTCAGTTGTTGAGTTTCTCCAAACTCAGGAGGTGGAACTTGTGCCAGCGCAGTGGATAAGTGATGGCCACTGCTACTGGCCTGGTTCACTCAGGGGTATGGCCCTGCACCTGGCCATAAAAAATAGAACCGAACCTGAGGACAGCTGGGACCAGTGGGAGGTCCGGACTTTGTTTACAACAGGTAGGTTtaaagtttttcttcttctgctattCTTATACAGTATGTTTCGTCTAGGTCTGGTAACTCTTCATTTGGATCTGATTTTCTTCCTGATTGTGATGTGATTGTTGAGATATGAACATCAGATTACTCACTTTACTGTTCTCCATCTGTCAGTGGGAACTAATATAATTATAATGTGTTGtataaaacatataatgtgTAGTGAATCTTTATTCTATAGAGAGCTACGAAGAAGGACGGAGAAAAGCCAGGGAGGCGGAGATGACCTCAGACCTTCTCTCTGAGGCTGAGGCTTGTGGCCAAAGGCCTAGACGTAAAAAGTATGTTAGTTTGCTCAGCCCTCAGTACTATTTTCTCTCCCTTTCAAGTCCCGACTAACAAATATCTTGGattaaacattatttaaatgaatCAGCACTTATACCATTTCCATTTAATGTTGATTGAACATTTTGAAtctgtatttgtatgtctgAAAATAGAAAGCGTGTCCAACTTGGCCCCCCGGGAGGTCTGGAGAGGGTtgagtcagaggaggacagaccATCTCCACCTACCAAAAATCTCCCTGCCCCAGCTCCCATCATACAGCCTCCTTCTATGCCTGTCACCCCACTTCCAATCCCCCAGCCAATGTACACCGACCTCTCCACCAATTCTGGGCCTCCTCCACCTGTACATTACTCAGAGATGTTACAAAGTTGGGAGCCAGTAAATGAAATGCCATGTGAGTATTTTGCTAATAACACAGATGGTATATACACATTTAATCTCACATGTTCCTTAATTCTCTTTAATACTGTGAATTCTCCTCTAGCATTGCCTAGTCACCACACATACAGGTGGGCCCCTCAGCAGTCAGAACCTGGTAAGGACAAGTGATTTCTACTTTGAAATTTTGACATGATATAGCTATATACACTGCACTAATATtggtattttctgtttttctgctttcttaaTCACCAGTGATTTACTCCATAGTAAAACAGACTACACGGACATGGATGTAATATAGCATTAAGATTAACTTAGTTAAGTTATcaatttatttatgttaatcaggaacacactgaaacacacacacacacacacacacacacacagttctgacTTGGACTGGTGAATTTTAGAGTCTAATGGCagacggcaggaatgacttgtAACGTTCCagggctgcaggagctgcttctcagtttgttctcagtgttgtggagagggtgggaagGATTGTCTATGATGGTTAGCAGTTTAGCAGCATCCtgtcctgcagctcagaggtgTGTGTTATTCTAACACTGTGTTACTCCTTTCTCTAGCACTGCTAAAAGAGGTTTTAACCAAGCTCGAAATGGTGCTGGACCAGCAGAGCACAATTCTCCGGCTGCTTCAGCATCAGGTGGCACCAGGACCAGGAGTGGAGCAGATAGAGGGTCTGCCACTACAAAACCTTGTGGCTCTTCAGAATCTGGAACAGAGTCTCCAGAGTCCAGATTATAAAGAGAAAATGGTAAGAACTTTTTgtgattttatgtatttaaaaggTTAGGGTATtgagctgtctctgtgtggatgctACCTCCttaacaccaccaccatctctattCCCCCACCTCTTCTCCCCTGTTCCTCCTCTATTCCTGACTTCTCATCAGGCCGACCCATTCATGATCCATTATTTTGTGTCACTAACTGTGTGTCTTCCACGTGGCTTCCTCCCATGCCAGGTCTTTATGCTGACATCCACCCggccctctgacaaacccagtgtTACTGTCAACTCCTACCTGTGTTCATATATGTAGTGCAAATATAATTAACTTAAACAACAAATCAGCTAACATACTGataaacaaaattaaatttTTAGCATTACAGCTACAAcaatcatgtttgttctctgtgatgtatgatgatgtttgctgcatggtTGTCCCCCCTCTCTCCGTTTACCTAATCCTCTCTCTCCTATTTACCCCTTGAAAAAATGCAGTGGctcaaagtaaaaacaaaagtagtcacatttttttcttctgttataGATCAACTATCTGGGAGCAATTGGCGGAGCAGACGTAAAGGACACAACTTGGCGGGTGCTCAAAAAATTAATTAGTAATACTCTGGCCAAGAGCCTAAATTGGAGGGGAGTAAATGGAAAGACATCTGTGGCAGGCCTCAACCTCAGAGAGGTCATAATTGGTAAGTATGTCTTGAACACAAACATAGTTCTTCCAATATGACATAATTAATTACTGTTAAATAAACACTACATGGTATTCACATATCTATTTCCCATATCCTTTTAGCTGCAGTCCGTAGAAACCCTATTGTTGGGGTGGTGGCtgaggcagaggtggagcagataACAAAAAGATGGCTCCAGCTGGCAACAGatcgggagggagggagaaagagaaggcTCCTGGAAAAAGAGCGCATGGCCtagctctttgtgtttttgatggTTGCTTTTTATGGTTGTAAATGAATTAATTGTTGATTgttaatacaaatattttcatgaaaaaaaatgaatttgtttatttttttattggacATAGGTACTGCCTCATGTGGGTCAAAAACAAATTAAGCAATATTCAGtcagttttacagtgtgttggCCAATACTGGCCCAGAGACATTCTGCCAACACTTAGCCAACCCAAATGTACAGGTTAAGGGCCAGACATGGCCCAGAGGCCCAGCCGATTCTCAACCAACACTCACCCAGATTGTGGGCCAGTACTGGGCCAATATAAACAATGAGGGTCACATTATAGTTTGTGGTCCACATGTGGGCCAATACAAACAAATAGTGTCATTTTACTCAGTGTGGGCCAGACGTGGGCCAGACCAAATTAGTAGTGTCATTTTTCAGTAAGTGGGCCATTATTGGGCCGAGGGCCCAGCCAAAATTGGGCCAGAACTGATACAAGGGTGTGGCCCAGATGTGGGCCGGACAAATTTTGCTATGTGGGGTCCTTCACCCTGGGCGACTGCAGAATGGACATGACAGATTGTCAGAATTACATACGTGCAATTCTCCTCTTATCCCCTCAATATATGGACTGATGGAGCATTAAAAGATTGAAGAAATTTGACACAAagtgtgtgacaaaaaaaaacataactgacagacagaacagtGAAATCCCACACCTAGATGTCAATTAACTGGACAATAATCGAGCATGTGGTACAGGTGTGGTGGCAGGAAACACTGGATTTGTTTACACATTGTATTGTTCTAAATACAACATGACCCTCCCCTTTTTCAAGATGTTTGGAAAACGGCTTTTTGAAGACCAAATCGTATCGAAATAATTTCAAACATATGAGAGGACCCCATGTTTTTAAGGTGTATTTCCGAGAACAATACAGTAATACTGTTGGTCATTGaaaaaatgtgtatataaatatCTGTTAGCTCCCACAAAGTTGCAGCAACAAAAAACTTAAATCTGAGTAAGTGAAACTGTAAGTACATTGACATGAAGCAACATGAATTACGAATGCCTGGCTAATGTTCACCACAACAGTACAACAGCACTATCTACTGGTTTAACAGCCACTGTGCAAAAAATACAATCAAGCTGTCTAATGAACTACATTAGGCACGCAGGGCCTCACCCTCAGAGCGGCCACAGCAGCTTTGCCCTCCTCACTCTCCTCGTCCAGCTCATCGTCGCTCCACTCCCAGCCACCGTCCTCCGTCTTGTGGAGCCGGCCACTGGAACCAGGCACATCAGTCATTTTTAACCCTCCTGTTATGTTCGTTTCTCAGGAACAGCAATGATGTTCCCGGGTCAGTTTGAACCTGGGCATGATTAATTAtccaaaaatgtcaaaacactcAAAACAATCATGTCTCATTATTAACTCAATTTCTAACCATTTCAGTCACTATTCAGAGGTGTTGTTTACCTCACAGATCATGGTCCATTTAGGATAAATCACttgattttgaaaataaaaacactaaaactttTTTAATGTACATTGAAAAGACCTACATGTCTTATGGAGTGATTTTGTTAACTGAACACCAGGCAGAGGTCTGTTCTTTTCATGGTCAAGTTGACCTGCTGACTTAAATTGAAGACAAATGAGAAGTTCCATGTAAATTCATTAACTTTGTTTATTAATGGCTGACAggttaaagtaaaataaagctATAAAGGCATTATGTTGTGGGTCAAGTTGACCTGGAGAATTGTGGTAGGCCAAGCCACAGGGTAGGATATTGGccatttacattttaatctaTATACTCTACAGGGCTGGAAACAGCTTTATCTTCTTCTAAATACTCTGAAATATTACTCAAAATACAATTTACCATATCTTACCTCTTATGCAATTTAACTTTGTTACTTTAAGGAGACAGTCTGATCCTTTGCAGGGAGACTGAGTCATCCCCTCTTCATACAACCTGTCCTGCATCAGTGTgttccacaaacacatcagcCATTTACTCTCTCGTGTCCCAGAAACttgagaagaaggagagaaaaaaggaaaaaaatatccAGTGTTTGGAACATAGTCTTGAGAAATGAGCTCAAGACTATGTTCCAAACACTGGACATTTACTCCATTTTTTTAACTCTGTGTTCCAAACAGTAGTGCTTAACTCTGTGATTTCTCTTAATCATTACtcttaaaaacacaacttttctTCACTATCCTCTGTTCATTAAGTGCTTAACCCTTAGAAGAGCACGTCCGATTTTAAGAACAAACATGAAACTCATGGACGAGTTATAACAACAGGATC
This sequence is a window from Parambassis ranga chromosome 17, fParRan2.1, whole genome shotgun sequence. Protein-coding genes within it:
- the LOC114449702 gene encoding uncharacterized protein LOC114449702, with the protein product MYSVVEFLQTQEVELVPAQWISDGHCYWPGSLRGMALHLAIKNRTEPEDSWDQWEVRTLFTTESYEEGRRKAREAEMTSDLLSEAEACGQRPRRKKKRVQLGPPGGLERVESEEDRPSPPTKNLPAPAPIIQPPSMPVTPLPIPQPMYTDLSTNSGPPPPVHYSEMLQSWEPVNEMPSLPSHHTYRWAPQQSEPALLKEVLTKLEMVLDQQSTILRLLQHQVAPGPGVEQIEGLPLQNLVALQNLEQSLQSPDYKEKMINYLGAIGGADVKDTTWRVLKKLISNTLAKSLNWRGVNGKTSVAGLNLREVIIAAVRRNPIVGVVAEAEVEQITKRWLQLATDREGGRKRRLLEKERMA